A genomic window from Macaca thibetana thibetana isolate TM-01 chromosome 16, ASM2454274v1, whole genome shotgun sequence includes:
- the BHLHA9 gene encoding class A basic helix-loop-helix protein 9 → MLRGEPGLGLKARKGAEGSAEDLGVPCPEPGGDLGVLGANGASPGQGKAEEPAGRRRARPVRSKARRMAANVRERKRILDYNEAFNALRRALRHDLGGKRLSKIATLRRAIHRIAALSLVLRASPAPREPCGHLECHGPAARGDTGDTGASPRTPAGPSLARPDAAHPSVPSAPRCASCPPHAPPGRPSAVAEGPGLTQASWGSWRRCPGPSSAGLPPWPRGYLRAAPRMGHPRS, encoded by the coding sequence ATGCTGCGGGGCGAGCCAGGACTAGGCCTCAAGGCGCGGAAGGGGGCCGAAGGCTCTGCGGAGGACTTGGGGGTCCCCTGCCCCGAGCCCGGGGGTGATTTGGGGGTGCTGGGGGCGAACGGCGCTTCCCCTGGCCAGGGCAAGGCAGAAGAGCCGGCTGGGAGGAGGCGCGCGCGGCCAGTGCGGTCCAAGGCGCGGCGCATGGCGGCCAACGTGCGGGAGCGCAAGCGCATCCTGGACTACAATGAGGCCTTCAACGCGCTGCGCCGGGCGCTGCGGCACGACCTGGGCGGCAAGAGGCTCTCCAAGATCGCCACGCTGCGCAGAGCCATCCACCGCATCGCCGCGCTCTCCCTGGTCCTGCGCGCCAGCCCTGCCCCCCGCGAGCCCTGCGGACACCTGGAGTGCCACGGCCCAGCTGCGCGCGGGGACACCGGAGACACAGGCGCCAGCCCCCGGACGCCTGCAGGGCCCAGCCTCGCACGCCCAGACGCCGCCCACCCCTCGGTGCCGTCTGCGCCCCGCTGTGCCTCGTGCCCTCCGCACGCGCCCCCGGGACGGCCCAGCGCGGTGGCCGAGGGGCCGGGCCTAACCCAGGCCTCCTGGGGAAGCTGGCGCCGCTGTCCGGGGCCTTCCTCTGCCGGGCTGCCTCCCTGGCCGCGGGGCTACCTGCGAGCCGCTCCCAGGATGGGCCACCCGCGCTCCTGA